In Pan troglodytes isolate AG18354 chromosome 5, NHGRI_mPanTro3-v2.0_pri, whole genome shotgun sequence, the sequence AAGGAGAGGAAGACTCTGCCTGTGAGTCTATACTCTCTAGCTCCTCTCTTCTGCTTCCTTTAGGTAGAAGTGGGACAGGCCTTTTTGACCTggtaagttttctttctttagggTCTTACATGCTGATGGAGATGATGATGCTAGTGGCGGCTGGTGGGGATGATGACAAATGCTCATATTCCCAAGGCCTTGAGGTTTACAAAACACTTCATGGACAGTATCTCATCTGATCCAGCAAGGCAGGaattatacttattttatgaAGTAGAAGAATGAAGTATTTATAAAACCAAAtaggttgagtgcagtggctcacgcctgtaatcccaacactttgggaggcaaaggtgggaggatcttttgagcccaggagttagagaccagcctgggcaacacagtgagacccctgtctctacaaaataaattttaaaaagtaaccgggtgtggtggcgcctgcctgtggtcccagcaactcgggagactaaggtggatcacttgatcctgtgaggttgaggctgcagtgagacatgatcttgccatggcactccagcctgagtgacagagtgagaccttgcctcaaaaaaataatataaataaaataaataaaaataaaaagcaggctgggtgtggtggctcacgcctgtaatcccaacactttgggagcccaagacgggtggagcacctgaggtcaggagttcgagaccagcctggccaacatggtgaaaccccacctctactaaaaatacaaaaattagccgggcatcgtggcgggtgcctgtaatcccagctattcaggaggctgaggcaggagaatcgcttgaacctgggaggcagaggttgcagtgagccaagatcatgccactgcactccagcctgggtgacagagtgagactccgtctcaaataataatagtaataaataaaaattaaaaacaacataaaacccAGGCTATAAACCCAAAGAGATATACCCAGCTATCTCATAGAATTTCATTTAATCTGAGGGAGGAAAGCAGGTGTAGGAGAGGGTCTTGAAGTAAGCATCCAAGGGGGAATGCCACCCAGCTGTGTCCAGCTGTGCCCAGCTAGGAGATAGACTGTGCCTctacttttcttcccccaggagaGGGCCCACAGGGGCCTGCTTGGGTCCTAGTCTCCCTGTCTCAGCCACTGAGCATGCCTGGTGCTCAGGTGTGTGTGCAGTCTGCAGACTCACTGCTTCTGAGGTTTAGGCAAGTGGGTCTCATATATTGTCCTGTTCCAGTTACTCCTTCCAGTTACTCCCACTTACTGAGGCTATAGCGGAGAGGACTGGAGCCCAGAAGAGTCAATGTTCTTAAGGAAACACAATTAGAAAGTGcagtctgggctgggcacggtggctcaggcctataatctcagcactttgagaggtcgaggcgggtggatcacttgagctcaggagtttgagaccagcctgaccaacatggtgaaaccctgtctctactacaaatacaaaaaaattagcctggcatgatggcacactcctataatcccagctacttgggaggctgaggtaggagaatcgcttgaacccaggaggcagaggttgcaatgagccgagatcctgccattgcactctagcctgggcaaaaagagcaaaactctgtctcaaaaaaaaaaaaaaaaagaagaagagaaagaaaagagaaagtgcaGTCTGGGTTCCAACTCGAGGGAAATCCTGCATAtgttcccttccctctcctccccctagACTGGGAAGTGGGGGCCAGCCCAGCTGCCCGCTCCCCTCAATATACCAGGTGCCAGAACACAGCTGTTTCTTCATTGTTCCCCAACCCAGGCGGACTGTAATTGGTGGGGCAGAGCAGGGCGGGGCTACCCCTGTGTTGAATCCAGTGGGGCTATCTCCACTCCAGGCAAATCCAGCCAGAGACTGATTCTGAGCAGCAGTTCTGCCCGGTGAGAGCTGCCGCGGATTGGTGGGGGTAGGGGACTGAGAGGTCAGGGAGTGTTAGGTCAGGGTGGATCAGGAGccccaaaagaaaaattagaattgcCTGGAGAAGAACTCCTGCTAGACTGAGGGAGAAGGGTTAGGGAACTCCAGGGGCATGGAGGCTGTGCAAGAGGAGGGGGTGACTAGAGGAAGGGAGGGGCCAGGGAGCAGTAGGAATGCCTGGAGCTGGGAATGGCAAGCTGTAGGTCTTGGTTTACTCTTGCCTTGGTTCAGTCTCCCCATCTATGCTATGGTGAgaaccttcctgcctcagctgccttgCCAAGAGAAAGGGCTTCATGAAAGCAAAAATGACCTACAAACTGAGGTCAGGAGCAGGAAGGTGTAAACTGAAGGGAGGGGGAACTCCTGCCCACCCCATGTCCTTGCCAGGTGAGGCGGAACCAGGACATGCAAGCCTAAAGTCTGTGTTGTCTTCCCAGGCACTGACTCACTGGCCCTGCCATGCCCACGCCACTGCTCCCGCTGCTGCTTCGATTGCTGCTGTCCCGCCTGCTGCTGCCTGCTGCCCGCCTGGCCCGCCAATACCTCCTGCCCCTGCTGCGCCGATTGGCCCGCCGCCTGGGCTCCCAGGACATGCGAGAGGCTTTGCTGGGCTGTCTGCTGTTCATTCTCAGCCAGCGACACTCGCCAGacgctggggaggcctcaagaatgGACCGcctggagaggagggagaggttaGGCCCCCAAAAGTGAGGCCACAAGTCCTGGCAGCAGCTGTATCCACAAAATGCTTTCTTTTGGAGTAGGATAATCCTGGCACCAGCACTGACCAAAGCCTGCCCAGCGGACAGAAGATATAGTGAGGGTTGTGCATGAGAGGGATCTGCCACAGACATGCCTCTCCACTCCTAACAGAAATGTCTTTCTGGAAGAATGCCTTGCATCTAGCACAAAACTGATTATTGCCCCTCTGTCCTCCAGCAGTTCCTCCCAAAGACCACTCCTAATCACCTCTGGCCTCAGGCGGGAGGGGAACTaacacccacccacccctgccctccctgCAAATGGGAACATCAAGGTTCCCAGTGCTTAACTGAGGGACAAGTGACAATTTAGCAGAGAGGCAAGATTTGAATCCAGACCGTCTTCCAGACTCAGGACCTACCTTAAAATAATATCTGCGTTGCCTATGGAGGCAGACCTGCCTGCAAAGCCCAGCACtcagcaagtgctcaataaatatttgatttgaaTTCTTTCCATGGCTTTGAAAGTCTAATCACCCAGACTGCTGCTCTGCAAAACAGTTTAACCTGGCCTGGcagttggtgggggtgggggagaggagagATGGACAATTGTACAAGGGTTTATTTTGCTACCTATTCCATTGTGGTTTCAGTCCTCACAGCCTGGAAGTTGTTTCCCCCTGCTAAGTTTCGGTCAGTATGTCACACTGTGACCCAGAAATGGCTTGAGTCCATCTAGGAGGAAGTTTGCCTGGCTAGCTCACAGTAGGGAGGAAAATATCCTCCAGCGAGTTTGAGGACTTCTCAGCTAGTGGTGGTGGGAAGAGGGGTGATACGTTTGCTAAGAGACTGGGTGGGAGGCCACCCAGGGAGGCAGTGCAGAAATGCATCCCCTTGAGGGTCATCCCACCCTAGAAGAGACTAGGGTTGGGTGAGTTGCCTTAAGAACTGACTTCATCATTTCCTCCTCCCTAGTGGGAGGCCCCTCAGGGGTCAAATAAGAGCCTCAGAAGAGTCAACATGCTTAAGGAAACACAGTTAGAAAGTGCAGtctgggcagggcgcggtggctcacgcctgtaatctcagcactttgggaggccgaggcaggaggatcacctgaggtcgggagaccagcctgaccaacatggagaaaccccgtctctactaaaaatacaaaattagccgggcgtggtggcgtatgcctgtaatcccagctcctacggaggctgaggcaggagaatcgcttgaatccgggaggcggaggttgcagtgagccgagatcgcgccattgctctccagcctggacaacaagagcgaaactccgtcttaaaaaaaaaaaaaaaaaaagggttagaCACATTTGCATCCCAGCCTCCGGATAATTTGCTTATTGTTCCCAGGCAATAATCCTCTCTCTCTGGGTGACTGTTGGGCTCTATCTAGGTTCAGACGAGGACAGTGAGGAGTACAGGATCCAATTGGGATTCCAGTCCCCTCCCCACACCCGTCAGAGGGCTTGGTTGGGAAAGAAGTGAGCCCGAGCTATgcgccccacccccagccctgcgGGGCTTTCTGCCTGCCACACGCCGTCCCTGCTCACTACCCCATCGGTTTCCTTCGGCAGTCTTCAAAGCCAGTGCACGTGCTCCCAGGTCTCAGGGAGGCGACCTagggggaggggcagagagaaggGGGTCCGAGCCCTTGGGCCCCTAACCCCGTCCCTTTCCGGAGCCTCGGGTGCCCAAAGGCGCCGGCCGCTAGTCCCAGGCCCGAAGGGCCCCTCCCACTGAGTCGGCTCTGGTCTCCCCGCCCCTGAGCCGCGAGGACTGGACGCAGCCGGCTGCGGAGCTCTGGGCGGGCGCTGGGGTCGCCTGTTGCAGCCTCTCTTCCGCCCGGCGGCCCACACCGGTCAGGCCCGGCGCGGGCTGCGCTCTCCAGCTGTGGCTATGGCCCCAGCCCCGAGATGAGGCGGGAGAGAACTAGGGGCCCGCAGGCCTGGGAATTTCCGTCCCCCACCAAGTCCGGATGCTCACTCCAAAGTCTCAGCAGGTGCGCGGGGCGGGGCCGGAGGACCtggcggggcggggtggggtgggggcgagATCTGCGCCGTTCTCACGCTGCCGGGCGGGACAGGGGGCCAGTAGGGGGACCTGCTGGGCTACAGTGTCTCAGGGGAGTCAGAATCTTTGGTTTCTGGATGCGGGGCCACTTTTCTGGGCCCTCGAAGGCCATTATTAGATGACTGCCTCCCCAAACTCCCCAGCCACTTACAGATGTCCCAGGAACATAGGGTAGGGGGAAGAGGTCTGGAAAATTAGCCTAGAAGACCAGCCCAGACCTAACTGAACAAAGAATTTAGTCTTCTCGAACCCCGAGCCAGTACCCACCCTGTGAACacacctgtctttactttaaaaatcttgatGTTTTATTCATCatgtagtctttaaaaaaaaaacaaaaaccgagtctcgctctgttgttcaggttggagggcagtggtgcgatcacagcctactgcagcctcgacctcatggactcaagccatcctcccacctcagcctcccaaaatgccaggaccacaggcatgcgtcaacatgctcagctaattttttttttttttttttttttttaagagacagagtctccctgtgttgcccaggctggtcttgaactcctaagctcaagtgattcttctaccttggcctcccaaagtgctgggatgacagatgtgaaccactgcacttggcaTCATGGAGTCTTGATTTGTAGACATTGCATTAAAACTTATTTTGgtaagggctgggcgcggtggctcacgcctgtcatcccagtgctttgggaggccaaggcgggcggatcacaaggtcaggagttcgagaccagcctgaccaacgtggtgaaaccccgtctctactaaaaaaaaaaaaaaaatacaaaaattagctgggcgtggtggcacgtgcccgtaatcccagctactcaggaggctaaggcaggagactcgcttgaactcaggaggtggaggttgcagtgagccaagatcacgccactgcactccagcctgggtgacagagtgagactccatcttaaagaaaagaaaaaaaaaaacaaacttattttGATTACGTTAAAAtgtatctttgtttgtttgttttttcagacaaggtcttgctctgttgcccaggctggagtgcaatggcaggatgatggctcactgcagcctcgccctCCCGGGCTCTAGTGaacctccggcctcagcctctggagtagctggaaccacaggctcgagccaccatgcctggctaatttattttaaatttttttgtagagatggggtctcactgtgttgcccaggctagtcttgaattcctgggctcaagtgatcctcccacctcggcctccaaaagtgctgagatttcaggcatgagccaccactcctggcctaaaatttatCTTGATTCATGAGTTTTTTGGTTCCCCCTTACATTTTACACCCCTGGCAAGTGCCTCACTGGCCTCTCCCTAGTCCCAGCCCTGTCACAAGGCCATGGAGATATAGTCACAAACACAACTGAGAACACAGACAGTCATGAGACATGTGCTGGTTACCAACCCCCAGGCCAAGCAAACACAGTTCCAGCAAACACACATGACTTGTTGGTGACAGCTGAGAGGACACATGCCTGGGGAGAGAGAGGACTGTGTGTGAGGTGGTGAGGCATGCATGGGGCCTGCCAAGTTGGGGAGGGAGTCTGGGCCAAGCCACGGTCCCATATAGGGTGGTGAATAAGGTGTAGAGTAGAGGTGCAGCAGGACCAacccttcccaccccaccccttcgACAGGGACCTGAGGGAgctcagggagggagagaagccaGAAGACCAGGCAGAGACTGAAGAGAGCTGGCAAGGCCTGGCTAGAAAAACTCCAGGCAAGGCCTGTGTAAGTTGGGGCTCCCAGGCTGTCCAGCAGGGGGCCCTGGCACCCAGCAACCTCTGCTTGGGAGGTGGCTACAGAGGGGTGTGGGTGTTGGCTAGGGGCCCAGCAGGATGGATGCCAGATGGACTTCTCTCCAACAATAACAGCCCTGGCTGTTGCCATCCACCAAGCTGGCAGGGCCCCAGTTTGGGTGGGGAGAGGAACCAGCCTTTCCCAGTCTGGCCTGAGACCCTCACCACTTCCCTCCAGTTTTCTTCCACCTCCAGCCCCCTCTGTACACAACTGCAGCCACTGGCCACCAGCCTTGCCATGCCTGGCAGATCTTCTGACCACTAGCCCTGCCACCCCCACAGACCCAGAGACCAGGAAAGGAGGGTGGGGAGCAAGGAAGGGGGCCAaggcagaggggagaggagggctaggagaggaagagagagagactggaaaAACATGAGGGCAGGAATTAGGGGGTTGTGGACAGACATGAAGCCACTCTCAAGTCATGGGGCTGTGCCTAGAAAAATACCACCTAAACCCATCTTCCTGCCCTCTGGTTAGGGCTGGCGGGgatgtgggggatgggggtggggtgggggagggttgGGAAGGAATATGTGTGTCATCTCTGTGGGGCATGGAAACAGAAGGCTGGGGACACCCATTCTGGAGTAGCTTGGGGAGAGCCACTGACAATAATTAGAAAAGCCACCTCTCTCCTTAGggccctgtctgtttctctggggACAGGGTAGGACTACCTTATCCCTATGATGTGAGGTACTGCCAATTGTTAATCAGTGTCTGTGGCTTCTCTAGGGGACAAGCCCTTCGGGTCAGTGGGCATGGGGTGGGCAGCGTGGGTTGGATTTTCTCCTCAGGACCTTTCCAGCCTTAGGATCATCCTCTAGCACTGAGTACTGCTGGAAGGGCAGGgagtgccccccaccccaccccatttaTTGCCCGAACAAAGAGAGggcctccctccccctcccttggAGGGCCTTGCTGGACCACCCCTCAGCACGCCCACACCTTCCTCCTTAGCTAGTGGAAGACGTACTCAGCAAGGCTTCCGCCTCTCAGGATGGCTGGGACAATAGGATTCACTGAGGATATAAGGCTGTTCCTGGCTTTTTCTCTTCCCATTCccacctgtgcctcagttttccaaagtgctggatttagaAAGGGTGAATTATGAGGGAGCTGGAGGGCTTTGCCCCGTCCCCCTCCGCGCGCACACACAAGCACAGGCAGAGGCTCATACCCCCTCCAAGTCAAAGTTGTGGGTGGGGTGGTGTTTGCGCGTCTGTGGCTGGGACTGGATGTGTCAGGGATGGGAAAACTCATCATGCTGGTCACAGAAAATGGGCGGTGGGGACAGAAGCAGTtttgaaggaaaagaagaggagggGGACTGAAAGAAAGAAGGGGGCGTTGAAAGGGAGGGCGCTGGGAGGAAAAAGGTGCAGTGTGGAGGAAGCGCGGCGTGGGCAGGGCTTGGGAAGGGATAACGGAATATCTGAGGTGGAGTGGGCCGTGGGGCGTCGGGGCCGGTCTGAGCAGCCCCGGGTTTAGGTGGTATTTTTCTAGGCACAGCCCCATGACTTGAGAGGGGCTTCATGTCTGTCCACAACCCCCTAATTCCTGCCCTCATGTTTgtccagtctctctctcttcctctcctagccctcctctcccctctgcctTGGCCCCCTTCCTCGCTCCCCACCCTCCTTTCCTGGTCTCTGGGTCTGTGGGGGTGTGTAAATGGAACAGTCCCGAGATGAATTTTATGGGAGTCTGCGCAGGTCCTTAATGTGTGGCTGTACCCTCCAGCCCCATGTACCCCACACGATGGACAGACAGCCTTGGTGTGGCAGGGCCCAAAGAGGTCCTATCTACCGAAATAACACGACCAGGCGGCCCTGGGGGCGCAGGGGCTCGGGGTGGGAGCGGCGGAGCGCGCGGAGTCGCCGCGGGGTGGCAGGGgtgggccgggggcggggccgcgggCGTCGGGGAGGTGGCAGTGGGCGCAGGGCGGGGCGGGCTCAGCGGAGGGCGGGTTTGAATGTGCCCCGGCGGGAGAGGGAAGCTGCAGCGAGAGCGCGCGGATCTCAGCGCGGGAGCAGTGCTTCTGCGGCAGGTGCTGCCCGGGGCCGGGGACTGGGGACTGGGGACTGCCGAGGCGGAAGACGCCGCTGCCCGCCTGCCACGGAGGGCAGGGAGGCCCGGCCTGACGGCTCCGCAGCCCGGAGAAGGGACGCCGGGTGGGGCCCCAGTGCGGAGCGTGCGGAGCCGCGCAGCACGTGGCGCGCACGGGCCAGGGAGCCTGAGGACCCTGCGGGGACCGGGACCCAAGCTGGGCTGGGCGGCCTGGCTC encodes:
- the MYMX gene encoding protein myomixer; this encodes MPTPLLPLLLRLLLSRLLLPAARLARQYLLPLLRRLARRLGSQDMREALLGCLLFILSQRHSPDAGEASRMDRLERRERLGPQK